One genomic segment of Ricinus communis isolate WT05 ecotype wild-type chromosome 5, ASM1957865v1, whole genome shotgun sequence includes these proteins:
- the LOC8275195 gene encoding carboxy-terminal domain RNA polymerase II polypeptide A small phosphatase 1: MVSKALKKTPTKSIKDRRGCHRRQKKKSPAKTHCIGASSNAIFASINKTIYSCKRRLAKIFSKLARISTPNSRYKGYKILKNGVKDRKREQEPDVEKDGICRVLFFNEKLPPLISPNKRTVFLDLDETLVHSKADPPPHVFDFVVRPNIDGEFMNFYVLKRPGVDEFLEALAAKYEVVVFTAGLKAYASLVLDRLDEKGLISHRLYRDSCREVDGKFVKDLSEMGRDLKRVVIVDDNPNCYTFQPDNAIPIKPFIDDLRDGELGKLAKFFNGCDGVEDMRNAVKQFVCGEGDNKKVNVQV; encoded by the coding sequence ATGGTGTCAAAGGCTCTCAAGAAAACACCAACCAAGTCTATCAAAGACCGTCGGGGTTGCCACCGCCgtcaaaagaagaaatctcCAGCGAAAACCCATTGTATTGGTGCTTCCTCTAATGCCATCTTTGCTTCCATTAACAAAACTATCTATTCTTGCAAGCGCCGTCTCGCTAAGATATTCTCCAAATTGGCTCGCATTAGCACGCCTAATAGCCGCTACAAAGGATATAAGATCCTGAAAAACGGAGTTAAAGATCGAAAGAGAGAACAAGAACCTGATGTTGAAAAGGATGGCATCTGTAGAGTTCTCTTCTTTAATGAAAAGTTGCCGCCTTTGATTTCTCCAAATAAAAGAACTGTTTTTCTTGATCTTGATGAGACTTTAGTGCATTCCAAGGCAGACCCACCTCCACATGTGTTTGATTTTGTTGTGAGGCCAAATATTGATGGTGAATTCATGAATTTTTATGTGTTGAAGCGACCGGGAGTAGATGAATTCTTGGAAGCATTGGCAGCAAAGTATGAGGTGGTGGTGTTCACTGCCGGATTAAAGGCGTATGCTTCGCTTGTTCTTGATAGATTGGATGAAAAGGGGCTAATTTCGCATCGTTTATATAGAGACTCATGTAGGGAAGTTGATGGGAAGTTTGTTAAAGATTTGTCTGAGATGGGGAGGGACTTGAAGAGAGTGGTGATTGTTGATGATAATCCTAATTGCTACACATTTCAGCCTGATAATGCAATTCCAATTAagccttttattgatgatctCAGAGATGGAGAGTTGGGAAAGTTGGCCAAGTTTTTTAATGGATGCGATGGTGTTGAGGATATGAGGAATGCTGTGAAGCAGTTTGTTTGTGGTGAAGGTGATAATAAGAAGGTTAATGTACAAGTGTAG
- the LOC8275196 gene encoding aquaporin NIP1-2 yields the protein MAEISGNGNHGVVLDIKDVNPPPSASKDSVLSFSVPFMQKLIAEMVGTYFLIFAGCTSVAVNLNFDKVVTLPGISIVWGLAVMVLVYSVGHISGAHFNPAVTLAFATCKRFPWKQVPAYIACQVIGSTLAAGTIRLIFTGKQDHFTGTMPAGSDMQSFVVEFIITFYLMFIISGVATDNRAIGELAGLAVGATVLLNVMFAGPISGASMNPARSLGPAIVSHKYKGLWIYIVSPTLGAQAGAWVYNMIRYTDKPLREITKSASFLKSTGRA from the exons ATGGCTGAGATCTCAGGGAATGGTAATCATGGAGTTGTTTTGGATATTAAAGATGTTAATCCTCCGCCTTCTGCATCTAAAGATTCAGTCTTGAGCTTTTCTGTACCTTTCATGCAAAAG CTGATAGCTGAGATGGTCGGGACATACTTCTTGATATTTGCCGGATGTACATCTGTGGCGGTGAATCTGAACTTTGATAAGGTGGTGACACTTCCAGGAATATCAATAGTTTGGGGATTGGCTGTGATGGTGTTGGTTTACTCTGTTGGTCATATCTCTGGTGCCCATTTCAACCCTGCTGTCACCCTTGCTTTTGCCACCTGCAAGAGATTTCCTTGGAAACAG GTGCCTGCTTATATAGCATGCCAAGTAATTGGATCAACATTAGCTGCCGGAACAATTCGATTAATATTTACTGGCAAGCAAGATCACTTTACAGGAACAATGCCAGCAGGGTCAGATATGCAGTCATTTGTGGTCGAGTTCATAATCACATTCTATCTCATGTTTATCATATCTGGTGTCGCCACTGATAACCGAGCT ATTGGTGAACTTGCTGGCCTTGCAGTTGGCGCAACAGTTCTGCTTAATGTGATGTTTGCAGG GCCAATTTCAGGTGCATCAATGAACCCAGCAAGAAGCTTAGGACCGGCAATTGTATCACATAAATACAAAGGGCTATGGATATATATAGTATCTCCAACTCTTGGTGCTCAAGCAGGTGCATGGGTATATAACATGATTAGATACACAGATAAGCCATTGAGAGAGATCACAAAGAGTGCTTCTTTCCTCAAGAGCACAGGACGTGCTTGA